Part of the Clostridia bacterium genome, GCGCCGGTACAAAAGACGCTGCGCGTGGCGGGGATAACCAACTGGTCGGACGATTTCTCCGGCAGGATATGGGCGGTCGGCGACGGCTTCGGCTCGCCGCTTTTCGGCTACCGTCTCGGCACGCTGCGGCTCGACAACGCCTCCGCGCAGGAGACGGCGGAACGCATCTCCGCTTCCCTGCCCTCCGGAGTGCGCCTGACGGTCTACGATCAGGGCTACTCCGACGCGGTCAGGCCGCTCGAATCGATTATAGCGACCGCCGCCGACGTAGCCGTCGTATGCTCCGTAGGCGCGGTAACGGTTTTGCTTTTCTTCGCCTTTCTCTTCGTCGGAAGACAGGACGGAAACGTGAAGATAATGGTCTCGCTCGGGACGCCGCGCCGCTCCGTGGCCGCGTGGCTGCTCTCCGGCGCGCTGCTGATAACCGCGTCCGCTTCCCTGCTCGGCGCGGCCGCGGGACACTTCACGCTGCCGGTCATATACTCCGCCGTGACGCGAACGGCGTTATCCGGCGCGGATTCGCCCCTGCTTTACAGCGAAACCGCGATAGGCGTAAGGAAAACCGTCGAGCTTTCCGCGCCGCGCTCCGTTATCCCGACGCTCGCGGCGTGGGCGGGCATGATGCTGCTCTCGCTTGCGTTCTGTCTGATATTCATGCGGCGCGCCTACCGCGCGGGAACATTCGACCGCGGCAGCAGCCGCGTGCGCGTTCCGAGCGGCCGCACCTCCGCCGCCGGACGCGGAAGCATCCGCTTCGCGGCGCTCTCTATAAAACGCGGCGGTATGCGCTCGCTTATCGTTCCCGCGGTCGCCGCGGTGCTGACCGTCACGGTCGTTTTCCTCTCCGGCATGTATCAGGGCTGGCGAAACGAGCTCGACGCCGCCTATAACGGTATGACGATCACCGGAAACGCCGTAAGCACGAACGGCCGCTGGTACTCCGGACTCATCATTTCTCCCGAAAACGTCCGCTCTCTGCTTGCGCTCGACAACGTCGACGGCGTTTACGTTTCAAAACCGTTCCGCTACTGGATACCCTCCGAGGAGCCGCCGTTTTCCAACACCTCCTTCGGCATGGAGCAGCGCGAGGACTGGATCGCGACGCAGCCGGATATAACCGCGGTGAACGCCCTCGCGGGCGCGAAGGATTTCTACTACTCCGAGCCGGTCGTCGAATGGCTCGACGGCTGGGACGAAAGCTTCCTCGCCGACGATAAGTACGAGCCGTTCCTGTCGCATTACCGAAGCGGGCCGAAGAAGACAGTCACCGAAACGGGCGAGGTAGTCTATGAATTCGACGACTACACCATCCCCGCGGTCGTCGGCGACGGCTTCGCGAAGGCGCACGGGCTCAAAGCCGGCGACGATTTCAGCGTGACCTTCCTCGAGGACGCCTTCGGATACCGCTCCGAGCTCGGCCAGTCGCTGAAGGTCGTCGGTATATACAAGCAGACGGGCAGGGCGCAGATATACGTTCCGCTCGCGTGGGCGCTGCCGCCGGACGCGCTTTTCGGCGAATACGACCCTGAGGAGCATCCCGGGCCGAGCTACAGCTACTACAACTACTACACGCCGCCCGCGAACTACGATCCGCTGGACTACTATTACTACTCGCAGATAACCCTCTCGACCTGCCGCTTCACCTTCACCTCCGCGAGCGGACTCGACGAGGTCAGAAAAACGCTTTATGACGCCGGCTTCAGCCGCGTCGGCAAACTCGGGCGGATACGCCTGACGCTCGTGCTCAACGACGCCGGCTTCGTCCGGCTGACCGAGACGCTCGGCAGATACGTCACGACCGGCACGGTCATGATGGCGGTCATCGCGGCGCTTGTCGCCGTGTGCGGATTCGTCATTTCGTGGCTGCTGATAAACGGCAGGAAGCAGGAGTTCGCGCTGATGCGCGGCTTCGGCGCGAACGGTAAACGCATATTCGCGTCCTTCTTCTTCGAGCAGGCACTGCTATGCGGCGCGGGCACGCTTATCGGAGCCGCCGCGATCCCCGTTTTCAACGCGGGAGGTTGGCTCCCGCCGGCAGCCGCGGCGGCGTTCGCCGTATGCTATCTCGCCGGCTGCGCCGTTTCGGTGCGTATGATCGGCAAAACGAAGCTTATGGAGCTTCTGTCTTCAAAGGAGTAGATGAAATGAGCATTATCGAACTTAACGACGTCAGATATTCATATAAAAACAAATACCGCACCGTAGACGCGATCAACGGTATCTCCTGCGGTTTCGACTCGGGCAAGGTCTACGCGCTTATGGGGCGCTCCGGCAGCGGAAAAACCACTCTGCTTTCGCTCATCGCGGGCCTCGATCTGCCGACGTCCGGACAGATCGTATGCAACGGCGTGCCGACGTCCGAGACCGACCTCGAGAAGTACCGACGCGAAAAGGTCTCCGTCATATACCAGGACTTCCGGCTTTTCCCGCTGCTGACGGTATCGGAGAACGTAATGTATCCGATGGAGCTGCGCGGAATGAAGCCCGCCGAGGCGAAGGAGCGCGCGGCTGAGCT contains:
- a CDS encoding ABC transporter ATP-binding protein, which codes for MSIIELNDVRYSYKNKYRTVDAINGISCGFDSGKVYALMGRSGSGKTTLLSLIAGLDLPTSGQIVCNGVPTSETDLEKYRREKVSVIYQDFRLFPLLTVSENVMYPMELRGMKPAEAKERAAELVESVGLPADVLDRFPAMLSGGEQQRVAIARALGMETKVLLADEPTGNLDEDNSAKIFELLRSLAHDRGYCVVIVTHDEAIGRKADVTIRIRDGVIAE